A window from candidate division KSB1 bacterium encodes these proteins:
- a CDS encoding HD domain-containing protein — MLQNLQPGEELTDFFILRRKELRSSRDSNEQYWALELGNAWGRIFGSLWGDRKAFAAAVAEGDIVKVRAKVIEWKGRPYLDIEQLRKAKDEEGVAYAQLIPRSEGVQDLSAKLRRRIETMENPHLRLLLQRVLDDARIQGRIEQAPAGKLWHHCRLGGLLEHTLQVLRAVEALAPLYAHVDRELLIAGAVLHDIGKVFEFEWDRFIDYSDEGRLLGHAAIGYHLVADHIRQIDGFPEELRKKLLHMILAHHGEREKGAVVPPMTREAILLHYLDEMDARMNAFEQIYAQEGSRGRWSRYVNLLDCFFYFGEPEKNQQSKAVS; from the coding sequence ATGTTACAGAACCTTCAGCCTGGGGAGGAGCTCACCGATTTTTTTATCCTTCGCCGGAAAGAACTGCGCTCCAGCCGCGATTCCAATGAACAGTACTGGGCGCTGGAGCTGGGCAATGCTTGGGGCCGCATTTTCGGCTCGCTGTGGGGCGATCGTAAGGCCTTTGCAGCCGCCGTTGCCGAAGGCGACATCGTCAAGGTCCGCGCCAAAGTGATTGAATGGAAGGGCAGGCCGTACCTCGATATCGAACAGTTGCGCAAGGCAAAGGACGAAGAGGGCGTCGCTTATGCGCAGCTGATTCCGCGCAGTGAAGGCGTGCAGGACTTGTCGGCGAAGCTCAGACGGCGAATCGAAACGATGGAAAACCCGCATCTTCGCCTGCTGCTGCAGCGGGTGCTTGACGACGCTCGGATCCAGGGACGAATCGAGCAGGCGCCGGCCGGCAAGCTGTGGCATCACTGCCGCCTCGGCGGCCTGCTGGAGCATACCCTGCAAGTGCTGCGGGCTGTCGAAGCTCTTGCTCCTCTCTATGCGCATGTCGATCGCGAACTGCTTATCGCCGGCGCCGTCCTGCACGACATCGGCAAGGTTTTCGAATTCGAGTGGGATAGATTCATCGACTATTCGGACGAGGGCAGGCTGCTCGGCCATGCCGCGATCGGCTATCATCTCGTCGCCGATCACATCCGACAAATCGATGGGTTTCCGGAAGAGCTGAGAAAAAAGCTGCTGCACATGATTCTCGCGCATCACGGCGAAAGGGAAAAGGGCGCCGTCGTTCCGCCGATGACCCGAGAAGCCATCCTTCTCCATTACCTTGATGAAATGGACGCCAGGATGAACGCTTTTGAGCAGATCTATGCTCAGGAGGGAAGTCGAGGCCGCTGGAGCCGCTACGTCAATCTGCTCGACTGCTTTTTCTATTTCGGCGAGCCGGAAAAAAATCAACAAAGCAAAGCGGTTTCATAA
- a CDS encoding TonB family protein, translated as MDNHGAAIRPFHPMAFRRKKYDAAYRLTLRWSLVIALSLVIAFLHILPKRFAAVPQPIKPVVFEFTVEEIPVTHQSGRRAARPVAPSIPIPTEEPDLPQDAALIGNTFDFGAGLEQGRPQTAKQDTIPPRPLVQVLPEYSKELQKMRVQGNVRLLLLINERGRVEHAVVLENTTGSRDCETAAIEAAQKSTFAPATVNGTPVAMWLASTFSFQPDDKRR; from the coding sequence TTGGACAACCATGGAGCGGCGATTCGACCGTTCCACCCCATGGCCTTTCGTCGCAAAAAATATGACGCCGCTTATCGTCTGACGCTGCGTTGGTCTCTGGTCATCGCCCTATCTCTTGTTATTGCCTTTCTGCATATCCTGCCGAAACGATTTGCCGCGGTGCCGCAGCCGATCAAACCCGTCGTCTTTGAATTCACTGTGGAAGAAATTCCGGTCACCCATCAAAGCGGACGACGGGCTGCGCGTCCCGTCGCACCCTCGATCCCCATTCCAACCGAAGAACCAGATTTGCCGCAGGATGCGGCGCTGATCGGCAACACGTTCGATTTCGGCGCCGGGCTTGAACAAGGACGACCGCAGACGGCCAAACAGGACACCATTCCCCCGCGGCCTTTGGTACAAGTATTGCCGGAATACAGCAAAGAGCTGCAGAAAATGCGGGTGCAGGGGAACGTGCGCCTGCTTCTTCTCATTAATGAGCGCGGCCGTGTGGAGCACGCCGTTGTGTTGGAAAACACGACCGGCAGTCGCGACTGCGAAACGGCGGCAATCGAGGCGGCGCAAAAGAGCACGTTTGCCCCTGCGACGGTCAATGGCACGCCGGTTGCAATGTGGCTTGCTTCGACTTTTTCTTTTCAGCCGGACGACAAGCGTCGTTAA
- a CDS encoding outer membrane protein transport protein, whose amino-acid sequence MKTHRSILLLTAAIFAAASLAAQEEIFFIGQELGVGSRAMGMGGAYVGLADDYSAIYWNPAGLAQINRMELNIGFSHNKVVNTADFIGVRTKAEDTFTRLNSLGLTIPVPTYQGSLVFAFGYNKVKDFDNRFEIEGYNEKWAAYPDYFYQTAEDWQYTTVENNLYQQQSIIEKGSLNHFSFAGAVEVQKNLFLGATINLIGGKDDYAMDFTESDIYNLHNVYQEYDADSLENISDLDYWNYRQSIVSDFSAVNFKIGGLYRFGRALRLGAAVKTPTTYRIKETWADSWDEYYDSGESFSVEEQSGSTQYKIRTPYSFSFGGSFKFLNFLVSAAADFEDWSQAEFLTNPPVAGQTKNQVNARIQKDFKSITRYRLGAEMYIPIVRARIRAGYFEDPSPYRYTDIRPDKKFLTAGAGLMLGRQAMVELSLQHGMWQRKTIDDLTQSPAKEDITFDKVVGTLSIRF is encoded by the coding sequence ATGAAGACACACCGCAGCATCTTACTCTTAACAGCGGCAATTTTTGCGGCCGCGTCACTTGCGGCCCAGGAAGAGATCTTTTTTATCGGTCAGGAATTGGGCGTGGGCTCGCGCGCCATGGGCATGGGCGGCGCCTATGTGGGCCTTGCCGATGACTATTCGGCCATCTATTGGAACCCGGCAGGACTGGCGCAGATCAACCGCATGGAATTGAACATCGGCTTTTCGCACAACAAAGTGGTCAACACGGCGGACTTTATCGGGGTGCGCACAAAAGCCGAAGATACCTTTACACGCTTGAACTCGCTCGGATTGACGATTCCGGTACCCACTTACCAGGGTTCGCTGGTGTTCGCCTTCGGGTATAATAAGGTAAAGGACTTTGACAATCGTTTCGAGATCGAAGGCTACAACGAAAAGTGGGCTGCCTATCCCGATTATTTTTACCAAACCGCAGAGGATTGGCAATATACTACGGTGGAGAACAATCTCTATCAACAGCAGTCGATCATCGAAAAAGGCTCCCTCAACCACTTTTCCTTTGCGGGCGCCGTCGAGGTGCAGAAAAACCTTTTCCTGGGCGCAACCATCAATTTGATCGGCGGCAAAGACGATTATGCGATGGATTTCACCGAGAGTGATATCTACAACCTCCATAATGTCTATCAAGAGTACGACGCCGACAGCCTGGAAAACATCTCTGATTTGGATTATTGGAACTATCGGCAAAGTATCGTTTCGGATTTCAGCGCCGTCAATTTCAAGATCGGCGGTCTTTACCGATTCGGAAGAGCGTTGCGCCTTGGCGCCGCGGTCAAAACGCCGACGACGTATCGCATCAAAGAAACGTGGGCGGATTCCTGGGATGAATACTATGACAGCGGCGAGTCCTTCAGCGTCGAAGAACAGAGCGGCAGCACGCAATACAAAATCCGCACGCCTTACAGCTTTTCGTTCGGCGGTTCCTTCAAATTTCTGAACTTTTTGGTCAGCGCCGCAGCGGATTTCGAAGACTGGTCGCAGGCCGAGTTTCTCACCAATCCGCCGGTTGCCGGGCAGACCAAGAACCAGGTCAATGCCCGCATTCAAAAGGATTTCAAATCGATTACCCGTTATCGCCTGGGCGCCGAGATGTATATCCCCATAGTTCGCGCCCGCATTCGGGCCGGATACTTTGAGGATCCCTCGCCGTATCGTTACACCGACATTCGGCCTGATAAAAAGTTTTTGACTGCCGGCGCCGGTCTTATGCTGGGACGACAGGCCATGGTCGAGCTTTCGCTGCAGCACGGCATGTGGCAGCGAAAGACGATCGATGACTTGACGCAGTCGCCGGCAAAAGAAGATATTACATTCGACAAAGTCGTCGGAACTCTATCGATTAGGTTCTAG
- a CDS encoding energy transducer TonB — MRTRLLLCLLLLAATLACGNRGRFRPARVAGDRELDYPLEAQLARIEGEVSLSVFVNREGKPEDIKILQSSGSDILDSAAFRYIRNLNFVPALLNDKPVDSWTRLILRYKLTDVAFEEARWVNEVLGFQSAAKFAANSEERDEALRKLYIRYIGLVTYVEKYPRISINDAVRKVCLRETNDYWEPLRQVVPMTFAVFDDFLRRYPGSALSAKVKEDLIRQLSLAEAEIRVAALSSAKSARNAPALIALIEKRLDELSNTR; from the coding sequence TTGCGAACTCGACTTTTACTCTGTTTATTGCTTCTTGCGGCGACTCTGGCCTGCGGCAATCGCGGCCGCTTTCGGCCGGCCAGAGTCGCCGGCGACCGAGAGCTGGATTATCCCCTGGAGGCGCAACTGGCGCGCATCGAGGGGGAGGTAAGCCTCTCTGTTTTTGTCAATCGCGAGGGAAAGCCCGAAGATATTAAAATCCTCCAATCTTCCGGTTCGGACATTCTCGACAGCGCCGCCTTCCGTTATATCCGCAACCTGAACTTTGTCCCCGCCCTTCTGAACGACAAGCCGGTCGATTCGTGGACCCGGTTGATTCTGCGCTACAAGCTCACCGACGTAGCCTTTGAAGAGGCGCGCTGGGTGAATGAGGTGCTGGGGTTTCAATCGGCAGCCAAGTTTGCGGCAAATTCTGAGGAACGCGATGAAGCGCTGCGCAAGCTGTATATTCGCTATATCGGATTGGTTACCTATGTGGAAAAGTATCCGCGCATATCCATCAATGATGCCGTCCGCAAAGTTTGCCTGCGCGAGACGAATGACTACTGGGAACCGCTGCGTCAAGTGGTGCCCATGACCTTTGCTGTTTTCGATGATTTTCTGCGTCGCTATCCGGGTTCCGCTTTAAGCGCAAAAGTCAAAGAGGACCTGATCCGCCAACTTAGTCTGGCGGAGGCGGAAATTAGGGTGGCGGCATTGAGCTCAGCCAAGTCGGCTCGAAATGCACCGGCTTTGATCGCTTTGATCGAAAAGCGGTTGGACGAATTGAGCAATACGCGATAG
- a CDS encoding aspartate kinase, which yields MPENSRPLIVQKYGGSSLATPDHVRRVARHVIERKSQGCDLVVVVSAMGKTTDQFVKLAHELNPNPDRRELDMLLASGEQISIAALALAVRALGPYQAVSLTGPQAGILTDNHHSHARIIEIFTDRIRKLLSEDKIVIVAGFQGVTIDDEITTLGRGGSDTTAVALAAALKADYCEIMSDIDGIYTADPKLVPSAKRIDRIHYDLALELAASGAKMLQKTSVEFAKRHGIPLSLGSSMSGQIGTIVGEASLGKGRVAGVSADNDLAVVRFALSESEAMKLPAEFSRQRIHLKLWQCVQGLGLIGISRGDVNLVRRILLEKTTDVFVEEEWALVAVVGDGIGVGTTAAQRFFAILEELAVPVAALVSGELYLKVLCPAARSKIILEELHNKLVLA from the coding sequence ATGCCCGAGAATTCACGTCCTCTGATTGTGCAAAAATACGGCGGCAGCTCTTTGGCTACGCCCGACCATGTTCGGCGGGTGGCGCGTCACGTCATCGAACGCAAATCCCAGGGCTGCGACCTGGTGGTCGTCGTCTCCGCCATGGGCAAGACCACCGACCAGTTCGTCAAACTGGCGCACGAGCTCAACCCCAATCCCGACCGCCGCGAACTGGACATGCTCTTGGCGAGCGGCGAGCAGATTTCCATTGCCGCCTTGGCGCTGGCAGTCCGCGCCCTCGGCCCCTACCAGGCGGTCAGTCTGACCGGCCCGCAGGCCGGGATCCTTACCGACAATCATCACTCCCACGCCCGCATTATCGAAATCTTTACCGACCGCATCCGCAAGCTGCTGTCGGAAGACAAGATCGTCATCGTTGCAGGCTTTCAGGGGGTGACCATCGACGACGAGATCACCACCCTCGGCCGCGGCGGCTCGGACACCACGGCCGTTGCTCTGGCAGCCGCGCTCAAAGCCGATTACTGCGAGATCATGTCCGACATCGACGGCATCTACACCGCCGACCCAAAACTGGTTCCGTCCGCTAAACGCATCGACCGCATCCATTATGATCTGGCGCTGGAGCTCGCCGCTTCCGGCGCCAAAATGCTGCAGAAAACCTCGGTCGAGTTTGCCAAACGTCACGGCATCCCCCTTTCGCTCGGCTCGTCGATGTCCGGGCAAATCGGCACCATCGTCGGCGAGGCCTCGCTGGGCAAGGGACGGGTTGCCGGGGTCAGCGCCGACAACGATCTGGCGGTGGTTCGATTTGCGCTTAGCGAAAGTGAAGCCATGAAGCTGCCCGCGGAATTCTCGCGTCAGCGCATTCACCTGAAGCTCTGGCAGTGCGTGCAGGGGCTCGGCCTGATCGGCATTTCCCGCGGCGACGTCAATTTAGTGCGGCGTATTCTCTTAGAAAAGACCACCGACGTTTTCGTGGAAGAGGAATGGGCCCTGGTGGCCGTCGTCGGCGACGGCATCGGGGTCGGTACTACGGCAGCGCAGCGGTTCTTTGCCATCCTCGAAGAGCTGGCCGTGCCCGTTGCCGCCCTTGTCTCGGGCGAACTCTACCTCAAGGTGCTCTGCCCGGCCGCGAGAAGCAAAATCATTCTCGAGGAACTGCACAACAAACTTGTTCTTGCTTGA
- a CDS encoding T9SS type A sorting domain-containing protein codes for MSARSLTIGFLLITFVGVHAQTISGTLTQNTTLTAGTPWKVTGDLTIPNGVTLKIEAGTTLHFAKDAHLYIENGGRLVADGRPEQRIVMTSESSSARWRGLRFNSTLADNLLRCVDFINGDASQYVILIDHSKVIVDGCTWTPTNKTIIEVNHPSALIENCIFPTVTEVELIHGVSLTGSEYLIVRGNTFHSTTGYNDIIDFTGCKRPGPILQIYDNLFLGGGDDALDLDGTDCHIEGNVFTNFHKGHTGSSTSNAIATGVNNGSTSDIVVVRNLFYDNDHAILIKEGCFLRAENNTFVKHPLGVVNFSEWPDRNVPPGKGAVFERNIFWDYDKPFENQISQPGNPDPVIVVNRCLITSAVHHLGVGNIDADPQFVDPPNDFNLLAASPAKNHSTYGLDLGAYVPAGVALLDGPPDSTTQQSALFSVGGPGIVSYQYAINDPDDPYAWSKERPIDLYPTISLANLPPGHTYSLYVRGKNSAGVWQSDPPYISRSWKVTFPAGVSAADERIPALCGIEAYPNPFNERTRIRFTLVRRQKIEAAVFDVLGRKLKTLALGEYNTGHHELIFAADELSSGIYFVRIVGPQARGEKRLFLVR; via the coding sequence ATGTCCGCCCGCAGTTTGACGATCGGTTTCCTGCTCATAACCTTTGTCGGCGTTCATGCGCAGACAATCTCCGGCACCCTGACGCAAAACACGACTCTGACCGCCGGAACACCCTGGAAGGTGACCGGCGACCTAACAATTCCGAACGGCGTCACCCTGAAAATAGAAGCCGGGACAACGCTTCATTTCGCCAAAGACGCCCACCTGTACATCGAAAACGGCGGCAGACTGGTTGCTGACGGCAGGCCGGAACAGCGCATCGTTATGACCTCAGAGTCGTCCTCCGCCCGCTGGCGCGGCTTGCGCTTCAACTCTACCTTAGCCGATAACCTCCTCCGCTGCGTCGATTTCATCAACGGCGACGCCTCGCAATACGTCATCCTTATCGATCATTCCAAAGTCATTGTTGACGGCTGTACTTGGACTCCTACCAACAAGACGATCATCGAGGTCAACCATCCGTCCGCTCTCATCGAAAACTGCATTTTCCCGACGGTCACCGAGGTCGAACTGATCCACGGCGTTTCGTTGACGGGCAGCGAATATCTCATTGTCCGCGGCAACACCTTTCACTCCACCACCGGCTACAACGACATCATCGACTTTACCGGCTGCAAGCGCCCCGGGCCGATCCTGCAAATTTATGATAACCTCTTTTTGGGCGGCGGCGACGACGCGCTCGACTTGGACGGCACCGACTGCCACATCGAAGGCAACGTGTTCACCAACTTTCACAAAGGACACACCGGCTCCAGCACCTCGAACGCCATCGCCACCGGCGTCAACAACGGCAGCACCAGCGACATCGTTGTGGTGCGCAATCTGTTTTATGACAACGATCACGCCATCCTCATCAAAGAGGGGTGCTTTCTGCGGGCGGAAAACAACACGTTCGTCAAGCATCCGCTGGGCGTGGTTAATTTCAGCGAATGGCCGGATCGGAATGTGCCGCCCGGCAAAGGCGCGGTTTTCGAGCGCAACATCTTTTGGGATTACGACAAGCCGTTCGAAAACCAAATCTCGCAGCCGGGAAATCCGGATCCGGTGATCGTCGTCAACCGTTGTCTGATCACCTCCGCCGTGCACCATCTGGGCGTCGGCAATATCGATGCGGATCCCCAGTTCGTCGATCCGCCCAATGATTTCAATCTGCTTGCGGCCTCGCCGGCAAAAAATCACAGCACTTACGGGCTCGACCTGGGGGCTTACGTGCCGGCCGGCGTCGCCCTGTTGGATGGTCCTCCGGACTCGACGACGCAGCAAAGCGCGCTCTTTTCCGTGGGCGGTCCCGGCATTGTCTCTTACCAATATGCGATCAACGATCCGGATGACCCCTACGCATGGAGCAAAGAACGTCCGATTGATCTCTATCCGACCATTTCTCTCGCCAACCTTCCGCCGGGGCACACCTATTCGCTCTATGTGCGCGGGAAGAACAGCGCCGGCGTCTGGCAGAGCGATCCGCCCTACATCTCCAGGTCTTGGAAAGTCACTTTCCCGGCCGGCGTCTCCGCTGCGGATGAGCGAATTCCGGCGCTCTGCGGTATAGAGGCCTATCCCAATCCCTTCAACGAACGCACGCGCATTCGATTCACCCTGGTGCGCCGGCAAAAGATCGAAGCGGCCGTATTCGACGTGCTGGGGCGCAAGCTCAAGACTCTGGCGCTGGGCGAATACAACACCGGACATCACGAGCTGATCTTTGCAGCGGATGAGCTGAGCAGCGGCATTTACTTTGTGCGGATCGTCGGCCCGCAGGCACGCGGCGAGAAGCGGTTGTTTTTGGTGCGGTAG
- a CDS encoding energy transducer TonB, protein MSQRRTYRFALLASLVLHFLFLMLYMPLRGFLVPLEEAAAAAPPLVFEFAEPPKPQELVETPEDARIEKPQKAEFLSDKNARAQDLYAADDLPEGLPYSEGRSEYKTFAGEPQPAQPTAPSARSDAETASAAETSPQDASLQAEAGAPIFRREMSAATGRRFSRELLQGASSAASGSPFTDAENWNNRSSSAEALGGVSLSTYEWDFAPYIFYMKKRIRDHLYPPQAFVQMGAISGRVTLRFTLDRNGTVHNLEFINSEGHRSFIEPSMNAVRASDPFKPLPADFPDDHLELTWTFIYTVY, encoded by the coding sequence GTGTCGCAACGCCGCACATACCGCTTTGCCCTTTTAGCATCGCTTGTTCTGCATTTTCTTTTCCTGATGCTGTATATGCCGCTGAGAGGGTTTCTTGTGCCGCTCGAAGAGGCTGCAGCTGCGGCGCCGCCGTTGGTCTTCGAATTTGCCGAGCCTCCCAAACCGCAGGAATTGGTGGAAACGCCCGAAGACGCCCGCATCGAAAAGCCGCAAAAGGCCGAGTTTCTTTCCGACAAGAATGCGCGGGCACAGGACCTTTATGCGGCAGACGATCTGCCTGAAGGTCTGCCCTACAGCGAAGGCCGCTCTGAATACAAGACTTTTGCCGGCGAACCGCAGCCGGCGCAACCGACTGCTCCATCCGCCCGCTCCGATGCGGAAACCGCCTCGGCAGCCGAAACGTCGCCGCAGGATGCCTCTCTGCAGGCGGAAGCCGGCGCGCCGATCTTTCGCCGCGAAATGAGTGCCGCAACCGGCCGCCGCTTCAGCCGCGAATTGCTGCAGGGGGCAAGTTCCGCGGCAAGCGGCAGTCCGTTCACCGACGCGGAAAACTGGAACAACCGCAGTTCCTCCGCCGAGGCGCTCGGCGGCGTCTCATTGAGCACTTATGAATGGGATTTTGCCCCTTACATCTTTTACATGAAGAAGCGCATCCGCGACCACCTCTATCCTCCGCAGGCGTTCGTTCAGATGGGCGCCATCAGCGGGCGTGTCACGCTGCGCTTTACCCTCGACCGCAACGGCACGGTACACAATCTGGAATTCATCAACTCCGAGGGTCACAGATCGTTCATCGAACCCAGCATGAACGCCGTCCGCGCTTCGGACCCCTTCAAGCCGCTGCCCGCGGATTTTCCCGATGATCATCTCGAATTGACCTGGACTTTTATCTATACCGTATATTGA